The Papaver somniferum cultivar HN1 chromosome 6, ASM357369v1, whole genome shotgun sequence genome segment ACAAGTTCTTTCAATTCCTGGTACATTTTGATTTCAACCAAAATAAGAACCCTTTAGCTCATACATGATACATGTAAGAACCCTTGTTTTTTTGTTTGTCAACTTAGATCTGTTAAAAGCCTTTAATTTGTTACAGGCAGGGAATGCTGTTGATTCTTCTCGCGAATGTGAAGGTTTGAAGAAAGAAGGTGAGCCGACTGGTTAATTGCATGCCGTAGGTTGCTTCTAGATCAACTTTGCATGTCAATCATGTTGCGATACGATGTTTGGACAAACCTTCCCTCATCATTCAGAAAATGTATCCTTAATCCATTGTTCTGAAGATTTTACAATCATCGATAGGTTTATCAGGCATACCTGTGCATCTGTTTTTACTATCTACACGTGAAAGGGTTTCCAGTAGGCCGTCACTTGTGCACCTAATTTAATTCTTGCTGCTGTGGCGGAGCAGTAACTGACAATCTGTCAAGTGTTAACCACTCAGCTGCTGACTCGCTCTACTTTATCTTGTCAACATTGCAGGTCTTCTTGATATCAGGGCACTGCAGATACATGCTCTCTCTTTGTGGAAACTTGGGAAGAATGAGTTAGCTCTCTCTGTGGTTAGAATTCTTGCTGCAAGCATTTCAAAGATGGATAGTGATACTGCTTCTGCTTCTATATGTTTGGTATGTAAGTTGATGTACCACATATCAGGGCTCGAATCAGCTTCATCAAGTATTCTGAAAATGCCAAGGGAACTGTTAAAAAGTTCAAGTATGAGTTTTATCGTATTTGTGATTCATGTTCTCGACCATAGTAATCGTCTTGAGTCGGTCATTCCAATTGGTCGTGAATCTCTGACATCTGATGAAGAAATAGCTGAAATGCATTCTTTAATTGCCCTTAGTAAAGTTGTAAGTTTCTCCTTTTGATTTCAAAAACCATTTCTTGTATTTTGCCGCAGGAGCAGTTTGTGGTTTGTTTGGTCAACTGAACTGGTTATTGTTTTGTATTTTGcaggtcaaaactggactagaGCAGATCACCGATATTCAGAAAGGTGTACATCACCTGAGAAAAGCTCTTCACAGATACCCTCATAGTAGTTTGTTAAGGTAAATTTTTATGTAACATGGAACCATTCGGTGGGCAAAAACCTTTCAAAGAAGATTCACTAAAAACAGTCTATCCTATGCGCCTTAGAAGCCCCAACAGAAAAGTGGAACCACTTGTTGAAATTAGATGGGTTTGCAACTGCAACTGCAGTTTGCAACTCTAGACTCAATTTATCAAAAGAAACCTCTAGGCAGAAATTGGTTGCAGAAACATGATTCTTGATGGACCAGTTTAGATGCCATGAGTAACGAATTTGTAAGCATAATGCACTCGGATGAATGCTGAAGCCTACATAACATACTATAATGTGTAAGACTAGCCCTCTTTTGGTTCTATGTTCTAGTAACATTTATCTCTTGACCAATATTACTCCGCAAGTTCCACCTTTTCAAAAAGTTTAAGCTCTCCTTTAACTTTTCTCCTTTTTGTTTCCATTTTGTTGCCGGGTGATGCCTAAACTATCGCAGGAGACCATAACCATATTGTTAAATTGGTTGATGTTCGTGAAGTAGTTTTTATGGACTACTGGTAAGAATTCTTTTGAGTTTtttccattattttttcttatttgcaTTTGCACTTGCAGGAACCAACTGGGTTATGTTTTACTATCCAGCAAAGAATGGAATGATGTTCATACTGTGCCAAGGTGCACTGTTGTAGAGTCTCCGGGTTTCCATGTGGTTGATGGTCTAGTATCAGCACCTGAGATTCTTGGTGCTGCAGTTGTTGCATGCAACTCCAGCAAAAGCACCAATTTGAAATTATCTTTGGCAACATGTATAGGCCCCTGCATGCATGGGAGACAAACAATTAGTCAACTTCAGAGGTATAATAGCTAGTATAATTTATATTCTTATATGAACTCTTTTCGATTATGTCATATAATTTATTTAGGAAAAGCCTGCAAGATTGAGCACTGATTACAGTTCCTATATATTGGTTTTCAACTCCTACTTTATTCTTTTGCTTTTTAAATAGATGTTGCTCATACGAAACTTCTCATAAACCTCACAAACCTAAATACCTCCTCAAAATTAAACTGTTCCCTAGAGAATTTATTGGTTCATGATTAAGAAACTTCAATTAACGTCTGTGCATGTGTTTTGATTTTTGGACAGATGGTTGCATCAGGAGCCTTGGAACCATACTGCACGATACTTGCTTCTACTTAATTTTCTGCAGAAGGCTCGTGAAGAGCGGTTTCCTCAGCATCTTTGTATTATACTTAGTAGGCTAGTTTGTGTAGCTCTCTCTTGTGAAATGTATTCAAAGAAAGATGTAGCTTACCAGTATCAAAAGTTCCAGCTTCTACTCTGTGCTTCTGAGATCAGTTTACAAAATGGAGCGCACGACGACTGCATTGGCCATGCTCTGGATTCGTTAAGACTTACGCTCCCTGATAGCACCCGCTTTTTTGCGCACTTGGTACTATGCCGCGCCTATGCGGCATTGGAGGATTTTCCGAAATCTCAGAAAGAGTATATGAAATGCTTGGAGCTAAAGACAGAACATCCAGTTGGTTTGATAAGCCTCAAACTTCTGGAGTCCAGATTTAACCTACATATTGATACGAGTACCGTGAACTTGAAATTCGAGGAGTGCTTGAAAGAAATCGGAAGCTCAAGAAATATGTGGATGGCAGTGTTTCAGTTAGTGTTGGGTCAGAGCTATATTTGGGATCAAGATCTGCTTCATGCAGAAGAGGCTCTTGCACAGGGTTGCTCATTGGTTGATACCGATAGTTGCCTCTTTCTCTGTCATGGTATATAGTAATAGTAAATTTGGctcttattttgtttgtttcatttTCCGCTTTCTCTAAACATTAATGCATTGGAGCTCATAATTTCTTATGTCCTTGTTGTTGCTTTTCTTCCAATGTAAACCTTAAAAACAGGGGTTATCTGTATGGAGCTTGCTAAGCAACAGTCTGGATCTCAGTTCTTGTCTCTCTCAGTTTCCAGCCTGCGCAGAGCTCAAGAGGTATCACCCATTCCTTTACCTATTGTCTCAGCATTGCTTGCTCAAGCAGAAGCAAGCCTTGGCTCCAGAGGGGAGTGGGAGAGAAACCTTCGACTCGAATGGTTTTCTTGGCCATCAGGTATCTTTTGTTTTGCGAAGTGTTATATTGTTTAGTTTGCAACCAAATGAAATTTCATAGTACCAAAGGAGGTTGGCCCTTGAATGATTCAATCTCTCCCTTCTAGATCAGAACCGTCAAATCATTCTGCTGGTTtaatttttgagttttatgaaGAGGATAACCAGTAAGAACGTGACGGCCAATCGTTATGTTTCAGACGTTATCTTTTTTCTTCTTGATATTTCTTGTTGGTTCTTTTGGTATCTCAGACTTTGCTTTGTTTCTTACATAGACACGAGGCCTGCAGAATTGTACTTTCAAATGCACTTGCTCGCACGACAGCTGAAAGGTGGTCCTGACTCATCTCTTGGTGTTGGTTTTCATCGGACCCCTCAGACATGGATTCTGCGAGCGATACATGTGAACCCATCCTGTTCCAGATATTGGAAATTGTTGTACAAGACGAAGGTTTGACCTGTGTACAATTAGGTGCTTGTATGTGTAGCTATTAAATCATGCAATTTTCATTTTATAATTCGGAATTGCCAAGTACTCGAATGCATCCTCGCTGCCACTGCTGATTCCTCAACTTGGAGCAGATAAAGTAACCTTTTGGCACCCAAGAGTAGTTTGCAAATGAAGGCTGCTGTCGACGCCGATTTAGTTATCTTGATAATTTAGACCTTCTGTATATTCCATTCGAGTAAGAGTAACCTAATATAGGATTTGTTCAAAAACTGTTTATATCACTCAAGGATTTCCTGTtttcttttagtttctttttgGCCTGGATATAATTCCCAGGTTACTTGGTGATGAAGTGGAGTTTTGGACCAAACCCTGAATGGGAGGTACTTtacaaagaacgattttttggggaccatgatttttgtgggatcattgttttattttgggtaagacattagaaataaatctaggtcaccccttatctagatatctatattaatacctaaattatcctcctaattaattttgggtaatgattagttagtgttaataatagttagtgtaatgattaagtaaaagataattagtgacattaaaaaatcagatgagtttttttctttaaaggaagtagaattattgagagagtaaagttaaagaagatgaagaaggaaaacatgaaaaacgatggattttaccaaccacaattggaggaagagtatttgggtacccagatatgcttcaaacttagataatgttggttgaattgttccaaattttcaaaaaaatgttgaattttagattagatttgggcttgttcggttaccttatgtgaagaacaggttaccgaactcatctgaaagtgtagttcggttactttttccaaacacgcaggttaccgaactcgctctttaatAGAGGTTTTTAGCCGTTCGGTTAAcaaacatgttaccgaactttgtttataggatttacagagtcatgttcggttggttcgtaaaCTTTAACGTAACAACATagctaaccgaactccacatgtatgcaattagtgaagagttcggtttgtcaaattttttgcgaacaaaccgaacatagtgggacaagttcggttaaatcataactcaacatagtgggaaaaataacacagttcggttacattggttttttttttttttgtattatgggtagagttcggttactaactagttttagaattttttgcgaaccaaccgaacagagtGGGAAAGTTCGGTTGAAtgagaactcaacatagtgggaaaaatagcacagttcggttacattggatttttttttttctttttgtaatatgggtagagttccggttactagatagttttagaaacttttgcgaaccaaccgaactcgcaGTTCGGAAACCTAATTTTAAATCCTATTGAACTgcactgttcttcatgttcttcctttcaggaagttTGGTTAAGAAACTAGGATTTTTGTGAAACCGAATAAAGCACCGTAACTTC includes the following:
- the LOC113289708 gene encoding tetratricopeptide repeat protein SKI3-like → MKSEDNEEEGLLLLKQLQEFVDSDPTNASHHYNLALFILENKQEEEDKAKAVEHLVISAKLNPNNGSAFRLLGHYYSRFSIKDTSRASKCYQRSLTLNPDDFEAGEALCDLLSDDGKETLEVAVCRDASEKSPRAFWAYGRLGYLLAHQKKWTEAVQSLQQAIRGYPTCADLWETLGLAYQRLGMLTAAIKSYGRAIELEDTKIFALVESGNILLMLGSFRKGIEQFRQALDIAPHSVAAHCGLASGMLGLAKECVNSGAFAWGASLLQEASDIAKASTGLSGNASCTWKLHGDIQLTLAKCFPWMDGKMCIDYDEVAFRKSITSWKRSLYLAAVSASRSYQRALHLTPWKANIYADIAISMDLIRSMEERNEPKPFAWQLPEKMSLGALYLEGDSSDFWVIFGCLSTHSPMKQHALIRGLQLDASLATAWADLGKLYRKVGEKQLTAQAFDHARSIDPALALPWAGISTEFGSGGCTLDEAYESCLRAVQILPLAEFQIGLGNIAFLSRHLQSPQVFGAVCQAVHRAPHCPESHNLNGLVHEARYDYQSAIACYRLARYAVNCSVRKTPESHLSDISANLARAYYMAGNAVDSSRECEGLKKEGLLDIRALQIHALSLWKLGKNELALSVVRILAASISKMDSDTASASICLVCKLMYHISGLESASSSILKMPRELLKSSSMSFIVFVIHVLDHSNRLESVIPIGRESLTSDEEIAEMHSLIALSKVVKTGLEQITDIQKGVHHLRKALHRYPHSSLLRNQLGYVLLSSKEWNDVHTVPRCTVVESPGFHVVDGLVSAPEILGAAVVACNSSKSTNLKLSLATCIGPCMHGRQTISQLQRWLHQEPWNHTARYLLLLNFLQKAREERFPQHLCIILSRLVCVALSCEMYSKKDVAYQYQKFQLLLCASEISLQNGAHDDCIGHALDSLRLTLPDSTRFFAHLVLCRAYAALEDFPKSQKEYMKCLELKTEHPVGLISLKLLESRFNLHIDTSTVNLKFEECLKEIGSSRNMWMAVFQLVLGQSYIWDQDLLHAEEALAQGCSLVDTDSCLFLCHGVICMELAKQQSGSQFLSLSVSSLRRAQEVSPIPLPIVSALLAQAEASLGSRGEWERNLRLEWFSWPSDTRPAELYFQMHLLARQLKGGPDSSLGVGFHRTPQTWILRAIHVNPSCSRYWKLLYKTKV